The SAR202 cluster bacterium region TGCGGGAACGAGACCATGGTGCCCTTCCAGCCCAGGGGCGTTCGACCCGTATACTGCCAGGACTGCTTCAGCAAGCAGCGCTCTCGCAGCTTCTAGTTGCCAATCCACCGCGCCCCCGCCTCCAGGCTTTTGCCCTCCAGCCCAGGGAAGCTACCCCGCCGCCCCCTTTATAAGTTATCCTGTCTTCAATCTATTAGGCATGGCGCTCGACTAAATGAAATTCAAAGACCTTAGCGAATTTATCGCTTTTCTGGAGGGCAAGGGGCAGCTTAAGCGCATCAAGACTCCGGTGTCCTGGGACCTGGAGATAACGGAGATTTGCGACCGCGTCGTTAAAAAAGGCGGCCCGGCCCTATTGTTCGAAAACGTCCAGGGCTACGACATTCCGGTCCTCATTAACATGTACGGCACTCAGCAGCGCATGGCCTGGGCTTTGGGCGCGGATAGCCTCGATGACGTGGTGGGACGGGTGAACGACATGCTGGGCCTGATGCAGGGGCCGCCGCAGGGCATCATGGAAAAGATGAAGGCCTTGGGGCAACTTATGAAGGTGGCGTCCTACCAGCCAAAGACAGTGCGCAGCGCGCCCTGCCAGGAGGTGGTGCTGGAAGGGGACCAGGTCGATCTGTTCAAGCTGCCGATTCCCAAGTGCTGGCCCATGGACGGCGGGCGGTATATCACACTGCCGCTGGTTATCACCAAGGACCCAAACACGGGCACTCGAAACATGGGGATGTACCGAATCCAGGTGTACGACAAGAACACCTGCGGCATGCACTGGCAGACCCAGAAGGTCGGCACCAAACACTATCGAGAGAGTAAGGAGCGGAAGCGTGATAGGTTGGACGTGGCGGTAGCCCTGGGCGGCGACCCGGCGACGATCTGGACGGGGTCGGCGCCGCTGCCGCCGGAGATGGACGAGGCCATGGTAGCGGGGTTCCTCCGGGGCGAGGGCATTGAGATGGTCAAGGCTAAGACGGTGGATATCGAAGTGCCGGCGCAGGCGGAGATTGTGCTGGAGGGCTACGTCACGCCCGGCGACGAGCGCACCGAGGGGCCTTTTGGCGACCACACTGGCTACTACTCTATGCCCGACACCTACCCTGTGTTCCACGTTACCTGCATTACGCGACGGCGCAAACCCATCTACCCCACCATTATCGTCGGCAGGCCGCCCATGGAAGACTACTACATGGGCAAGGTCACCGAGCGCGTGTTTCTGCCCATCATCAAAATGGTGGTGCCGGAGGTGGTTGACATAAACATGCCTGCCGAGGGCGTGTTCCATAACCTGGTCATAATATCGGTTAAGAAGGACTACCCGGGGCAGGCACGAAAAGCTATCTATGCGCTGTGGGGCCTGGGCCTCATGTCGCTGGCCAAAGCTATCATCGCCGTCGACCACCACGTCAACGTCCAAGACTTATCCGAAGTGGCGTGGCGCGTGACCAACAATCTCGACCCCCAGCGAGACATCTTCTTCGCCAGCGGGCCGATTGACGACTTAGACCATGCCTCGCCGACGGCGCACTTCGGCAGCAAAGTAGGCATCGACGCCACCACCAAAATCGCCGGCGAGGGCCACCCCCGCCAGTGGCCTCCGGACATCGTCATGTCGCCGGAGATAAAGGCGATGGTCGATAAGAAGTGGCGGGACTACGGCCTCTAGCCTGGCTTGATGTCCTTCCCCTGCTCCAGGGCCGTGAGTATGGCCTGGACTAATTCGCGGGCCGACTCCGGCGTCAGCTCCACCGCCACCCGCGCCCCAGGCCCCGCCTTCTCGTCGACGAAGTCGATGTTCAAGGAGTGGTCCAGTGGCACGTGAAAGGGGTGGTCGTAGGAGACGTTGACGTGGGAGAGCTTAAACCAGCCGTCGGCGCCTTTGCCGCTGCCTGTGACAGCCGCCCGCTGGCAAATCATGGTGCACATGGCTTGATTTTATCTCCTGGCCTGGCGGGCTTACTTGCTCAGGTGCTTGCCGAAGAAGGCGAAGGTCTTGCTCCAGGCGTCTACCGCGGCCTCCTGCCGGTAAGCGGGGCGGTCGTAGTACCAGAAGCCGTGGCCGGCCTTGGGGTACATGTGGAACTCGTACTGCTTCTTGTGCTTCTTCAGTTCCTCTTCGTGCTGTTTTACCTGGGCGGGCGTGGGGCTCTGGTCCTCCTCGCCGAAGAGGCCCAGCAGTGGGCAAGAGAGGTCCTTGGTGTAGTCGATGGGGGCCACGGGCTGCTGCTGCGTGAGCTTGCTCTTATCGGCCACCACCACGTTGCCGCCCCAGCAGTCGACGGCGGCGTTGAAGGCCTTGGTGCGGCAGGCGGCCAGGAAGGTGTTGCGCCCGCCGGAGCAGGTGCCGACGACGCCCACCTTGCCGTTGAGATATGGCAGGGACCGCAGGTGTTTGGCCGCGCCTTCGGTATCGCCGACCATCTGCTCGTCGGGGATGCCGCCGGCGGCGCGGACCTTGGCGGCCACGTCTTCGGGCACGCCATGGCCGGTGCGGTAGTAGAGGTTATGGCTAATGGCGACGTAGCCGTGGTGGGCGAAGTTGCGAGTGAAGGTCCTGTAAAGCTCGTCCCAGCCGGGCATGTGGTGGATGAGGACCACGCCTGGAAAGGGGCCGCTGCCTGATGGGCGGGCGAGGTAGGCGTTGATGGTGTCGCCCTTGTGGCCCTTGATGTTTACCGTCTCTGCAATCATGCCTTCTTTCATATCGGTGGAATATTTATGCATCGTCTTCCTTCTTACGGTGCGCTGATAGGTGCAAGATTCATCCTTGGGAGGATTTTTGTCAAGCGGCTGCAACCGCAACTGGTCTTTTATGCACTAATGTCATAAGTTTGCAGTGTCTACATGTAAGGAAGTGAGAGCTTGAAGGGTGTAATATAGCCGAGAAAATTAAGAGCAGTTGCATCCACAGCAGGTTTTCCCTCCACCATCTAATGACAAGAAACAGAGTAACCATTGGCACGGTGTCATTGCTCAGCATAATCTTTAGCATATATGCGCTATTGTTTGTAGAAATCCCCTGGACAAACAAAGACTCTCTGAACTACGTAGGCTTATTCATTTCTTCTATACTTACAGGTGCAACTCTTGTAATCTCAGGACCCGGTCAAGCTCTCATCATAGCGGCTGGTAAATCTTTTAATCCAATTATTGCGGGACTTGTAGGAGGTTCTGGTCTTGCCTTGGGTGAGACTTCGGGTTTTCTACTTGGTCGATCCCTGGGTAGAAAGCCAGACAGTGCTCCGATCACGTCAGGAATCGTTTCTAGGATTACCAGCGTTGCGTTGATGAGATGGAGATGGTTGTTTATAATCCTCCTTGCTCTGATTCCGAATCCTTTTTTGATATCGTCGGAATAGGATGTGGATATACAGGAGTCAAGTTCTCGAGCTATTTTATTCCAACCCTTATTGGAAAGGTTGGGCGTGGTATGCTCTTATCCTACTTGGGATGGGAGCTCTTGAGTTAG contains the following coding sequences:
- a CDS encoding menaquinone biosynthesis decarboxylase; the encoded protein is MKFKDLSEFIAFLEGKGQLKRIKTPVSWDLEITEICDRVVKKGGPALLFENVQGYDIPVLINMYGTQQRMAWALGADSLDDVVGRVNDMLGLMQGPPQGIMEKMKALGQLMKVASYQPKTVRSAPCQEVVLEGDQVDLFKLPIPKCWPMDGGRYITLPLVITKDPNTGTRNMGMYRIQVYDKNTCGMHWQTQKVGTKHYRESKERKRDRLDVAVALGGDPATIWTGSAPLPPEMDEAMVAGFLRGEGIEMVKAKTVDIEVPAQAEIVLEGYVTPGDERTEGPFGDHTGYYSMPDTYPVFHVTCITRRRKPIYPTIIVGRPPMEDYYMGKVTERVFLPIIKMVVPEVVDINMPAEGVFHNLVIISVKKDYPGQARKAIYALWGLGLMSLAKAIIAVDHHVNVQDLSEVAWRVTNNLDPQRDIFFASGPIDDLDHASPTAHFGSKVGIDATTKIAGEGHPRQWPPDIVMSPEIKAMVDKKWRDYGL
- a CDS encoding dienelactone hydrolase family protein, which codes for MKEGMIAETVNIKGHKGDTINAYLARPSGSGPFPGVVLIHHMPGWDELYRTFTRNFAHHGYVAISHNLYYRTGHGVPEDVAAKVRAAGGIPDEQMVGDTEGAAKHLRSLPYLNGKVGVVGTCSGGRNTFLAACRTKAFNAAVDCWGGNVVVADKSKLTQQQPVAPIDYTKDLSCPLLGLFGEEDQSPTPAQVKQHEEELKKHKKQYEFHMYPKAGHGFWYYDRPAYRQEAAVDAWSKTFAFFGKHLSK
- a CDS encoding VTT domain-containing protein — protein: MFVEIPWTNKDSLNYVGLFISSILTGATLVISGPGQALIIAAGKSFNPIIAGLVGGSGLALGETSGFLLGRSLGRKPDSAPITSGIVSRITSVALMRWRWLFIILLALIPNPFLISSE